CAACACATGAACATAAAGAATGAAATAAAAGCTGCAACCAAATTTCTTACATGCAATTGAACTCCTTCTGACCCAACAGATGATGACACTGGTACAGAAGACACAGATTCTAGAGTTCCATACTCATTGTAATCTTTAACTTCATAGCTTGTTTCAAATTTTATCTCACAATATGGAACATATCCATCATCTTCAGCACTGTCGAATGAGCTAGACCATAGATGAAAATCATTGCCTTGCCGAACCTGCTTCTGAACTTCGTCTAGTACATCATTGTCCTGTTCAAACTCCCGTGATATAGCTTCCAATTTCAAAATATCTCCCCTCATAAATATAACACGATCAGAACCACAGTGGCAGCTCCTAAGCTCTTTATCTTAACATAATAAAGATTGAACAAGTCAAATCATAGTGAATAAGATTTACAAGGAAAACACATTGTTGTCTTCAGTTTGATTTCATACCATGGCGGAGACACGTCGGTTCCTTGTGGCAATTACACTTAACATGAGAAACATAGCAGTCACGTCTGCAGATGCTACATAGTACAGTCTCGGTATTAATCCATGCACGAGTCCCTAACTTCATTAGTGACCAACGAGCACGATGCTGGAAGCGCATTAAGTTCACAAAAGAAAATTTAATGCAACGTTGGGAAACAAAGTCTTCAGTTGAAGAGGCAGGACTTTTAGATTCAGAATTTGATAATCTCTTGGAAAGAGACACTGCTTCCTTACAGAGGAGTTCCTCATGAGGGAGCAATGGTATCCTATTGAGAAGTGCATATCGTTGACTAGCCACAGTACCCAGTGGGAACCAATTACCAATGGCAAAATTCACTGCTTCACCACAATTGAACCCTAAAGATTCAAACAAGGAAAAAAGCTTTCAGAAAGCTTAGATCGTTATGAGATAACATAGTGAAGGAAGTACATGAATGCCAAAAAAAACAAGAGAACGCCATACTGAAAAAGGGCTGCAAAGCCACCTCACCATGACTGAAGCCTGCATGATAAGCTTGAGGAAAGGTGACAATAAATTCTCCAGGTTTCTGTACAGCTTTGTAAATGGGAACATCATGTTTCAGTAGAATATTTGGAGGAAACATTGTGGTCTTTCCCAGAAGAACATCAAAAGCTGCATTCTCTCCTTCGCCTTGCAAAATATCGGAATCATACACATGACTTCGAACCACTCTTTCAAAATCTGGTGCAGCATGGCCTGGAATTCCATACCAGGTCTTGGAAGCTCCACAATGATGATAACTAATGCTAAAGATAAGTTCAAACCATAAATCAGTCAACTCTTTGATCTTACACAAATAAAGGACACAAGTTTAGATATCAAAGTTCCAGTCAAAACCTATATAGATAGTGATCTTCAACATGCCAAGCAAACATACTAAAAAGCATCCCAATGTAAAGCATGGGGTCAGTTACTCCCTGCAATGAACCAGCAAACAGTTTCAAAAACCAAAAGCATAAAGGATCAAAGTGACAGAAAAGACGAATTTGTTGCTTACTGGAATTGCATTAACCAGATGCCGTAGTACAGACTTCGGCAGCCGAGAAAACCTCTGTatataaaaaacaaatttaaaaagtgCAATTGGTCAACAAAACCCAAGTGcatcaataatattttctaaattcaGATGAGTTCAAACTAATGCTTTTGTAATATAATGTGTGCCATACAAATAAAAAAATGGAATAAATGCTCAGCAAATTCTAGGGTAAACAGGCAAAGAATTttaccaatttacatataaatatccAGAGATAACAGTAGTCTAATTCTATAAAATTTTCAGCTAGCATACAGTATAGGATTAAATTGATGATTAAATTAAATCAAATTGATGATTAAAGTTACAGGATTAAAGCAGTGAAAACCAGTTCACCTGACATTGATGGTATTGCTAAAAGTAGACTTAAACTGATGGGAAAGGATCCATACAGCTGTCTCCAAATATTAGATAAAAAAGATTTTGCCCCAGAGGGAGAGGAAAAGGGCAGAACATAATCACCTTCAAGTTCCAATTGCTTTGTCCAAGTTCATCTTTAGGTGATAATGAGAATGCACTTCCATCTACATCACAAGCATACTCAACAAACTCTGACTTCCCAAATGCAATTTCATGCCAAAATTGCTCTTCCACAAATTTAGCTGGAAGACATCCAGAACTTGAATATCTTTGAGAGAATACCTTGTTTGCCATCTTCTCAAATTCCCGAAATGTGTATTTTCTGAAACTCACTGACCATTAGGATATGCATAATATAAAGTTCAAGAATCAAACATCATTAGATAACCAACCTTCCACTCATGAAAAAGGTGACCTTGTCATCTGCAGCCCACTCAGCAAGACGAAGAGGTTGAACCCTTGTAGTAAACTTAAATCCAGCTTGCTCCTTCGTTAATACAACACCAGCAGGAACTGAAGCACTTATAGGGGAAACAATCTTACATATGCCTGAAGCATGTAGACAGGTTAACATAGAAGATAAAATAGAAGTCATGCATTATCAAAGCATGAAGTGCACTTAAGTAATTCATGATCGATGTGATTTATGTAATAGATCCATCACATGAACTAGATACTTCCATTTGTTAGTACCTAATAGGTAGATATGAATCCCATTCAACATATCAGAACCATAAGGCATAAGCTTAAATTAGCTGGTGATGAATTTGGCTTCTAAAACATTTCAAAATGGATCGATCGATCACATAGTAGTACCTTTGGAACACTATAGAAAAATAAGCATGTCAAAATGACAAATAGTCCCCATGCAAAAGAGAATGACCTTTTGCCCATAACTATTATCGCATGCTTGAGTGCATTGTGCTTATAGCTATTTAGGACAACTGACAATATTGTTCTGTAACACAAAAAGATCTAAAATTATCTTATTTTAAAACATATGCAAATTTATTGTAGTGTAGGTTGTCATTATACTTTTGTGTATACAGATATGCAAAttgattcatcatctataacttaCTCTTGTCGGTATAGAACAGCTACAACAAGTTGTAGTTCCCAATAAATTGGGGCCAGCTGCATTTATTTCATTGATAAGTCTATAGAAACtcacaaaaaaaatttatgaaaaataacATGGTCATTCCGTGATAAATTTTCTAAACACAAGGACTGCCTTCTGGTACCCATGGCAAAATGTatagatattaaaataaaaattttgcaaATTACAATTATAAAAGACTACATCATGAAACATTTGAAAACAAAAATAAGGGGAAAAAATCACAGCTTTCATGCACATTTGCATCAAGAAGACCCTGATGAGCAAAATTTGAGCCATCTGGAGAAATCAAAAGAAGGCTTTCCCTTTTCCTCATcaaattgagaaatcatcaagagAGAACAAAGTAATAAGTCACCATAGAAACCACTTTAAGACAAAAAAAAGAATGGATGGCACACGACTTTCAAATGGGAAGAAAATTTTTAAACCATTTTACATTAGGTTCAAATGACAGTTTAGGACAAACTTGTATAAAAAAGCAGGTGCAAGCACAGTGTTACTTCACAAATTATCATTGATTCAAGAAAATAATCATACCATATCTTGAAGCAAGAGGTGCAATCTGTTGAAGATAATCTAATGGGTTCTCAAAATCCTCCTTTGAAGGACAAAATACAGGACATTCCGGGATCTTTTCTATCCATTGTAAGTCAGACATGTCAAACTTTTTCACTTGGTGCTTGGAGAAAGCATCCTTTCCAGAACCACTGTCATGGGAAAATGCATTGACATTTCCATGAATCCTAGT
This Musa acuminata AAA Group cultivar baxijiao chromosome BXJ1-2, Cavendish_Baxijiao_AAA, whole genome shotgun sequence DNA region includes the following protein-coding sequences:
- the LOC135608527 gene encoding lysine-specific demethylase JMJ706-like isoform X1, which encodes MQVQGRSCLSGEVKNGLEILKRRRLQQKKSGIVPEGIDAVNTMSRSGGDALRISSSCGTRIHGNVNAFSHDSGSGKDAFSKHQVKKFDMSDLQWIEKIPECPVFCPSKEDFENPLDYLQQIAPLASRYGICKIVSPISASVPAGVVLTKEQAGFKFTTRVQPLRLAEWAADDKVTFFMSGRKYTFREFEKMANKVFSQRYSSSGCLPAKFVEEQFWHEIAFGKSEFVEYACDVDGSAFSLSPKDELGQSNWNLKRFSRLPKSVLRHLVNAIPGVTDPMLYIGMLFSMFAWHVEDHYLYSISYHHCGASKTWYGIPGHAAPDFERVVRSHVYDSDILQGEGENAAFDVLLGKTTMFPPNILLKHDVPIYKAVQKPGEFIVTFPQAYHAGFSHGFNCGEAVNFAIGNWFPLGTVASQRYALLNRIPLLPHEELLCKEAVSLSKRLSNSESKSPASSTEDFVSQRCIKFSFVNLMRFQHRARWSLMKLGTRAWINTETVLCSICRRDCYVSHVKCNCHKEPTCLRHDKELRSCHCGSDRVIFMRGDILKLEAISREFEQDNDVLDEVQKQVRQGNDFHLWSSSFDSAEDDGYVPYCEIKFETSYEVKDYNEYGTLESVSSVPVSSSVGSEGVQLHVCAKPNIGTLSCTNPPSSCQSVVLVPDRCAAIYQGGSPDTSVMLEDESDSEIFRVKRRSGIKLEKRSASDVVGCSLREQQGLKRLKKVRPEGRHLHVAPSESNLSMADHSAPVGHFVENLEPAFSRSSKGMVPKSFKIRREVFVDEVTKLKMNRNKGDGLQSNSLDIIRNSPSIELGTKRLKVRGPSFPSGSVARDDSGSRFPGGKYTSWHAS
- the LOC135608527 gene encoding lysine-specific demethylase JMJ706-like isoform X2, which produces MVQGRSCLSGEVKNGLEILKRRRLQQKKSGIVPEGIDAVNTMSRSGGDALRISSSCGTRIHGNVNAFSHDSGSGKDAFSKHQVKKFDMSDLQWIEKIPECPVFCPSKEDFENPLDYLQQIAPLASRYGICKIVSPISASVPAGVVLTKEQAGFKFTTRVQPLRLAEWAADDKVTFFMSGRKYTFREFEKMANKVFSQRYSSSGCLPAKFVEEQFWHEIAFGKSEFVEYACDVDGSAFSLSPKDELGQSNWNLKRFSRLPKSVLRHLVNAIPGVTDPMLYIGMLFSMFAWHVEDHYLYSISYHHCGASKTWYGIPGHAAPDFERVVRSHVYDSDILQGEGENAAFDVLLGKTTMFPPNILLKHDVPIYKAVQKPGEFIVTFPQAYHAGFSHGFNCGEAVNFAIGNWFPLGTVASQRYALLNRIPLLPHEELLCKEAVSLSKRLSNSESKSPASSTEDFVSQRCIKFSFVNLMRFQHRARWSLMKLGTRAWINTETVLCSICRRDCYVSHVKCNCHKEPTCLRHDKELRSCHCGSDRVIFMRGDILKLEAISREFEQDNDVLDEVQKQVRQGNDFHLWSSSFDSAEDDGYVPYCEIKFETSYEVKDYNEYGTLESVSSVPVSSSVGSEGVQLHVCAKPNIGTLSCTNPPSSCQSVVLVPDRCAAIYQGGSPDTSVMLEDESDSEIFRVKRRSGIKLEKRSASDVVGCSLREQQGLKRLKKVRPEGRHLHVAPSESNLSMADHSAPVGHFVENLEPAFSRSSKGMVPKSFKIRREVFVDEVTKLKMNRNKGDGLQSNSLDIIRNSPSIELGTKRLKVRGPSFPSGSVARDDSGSRFPGGKYTSWHAS